A DNA window from Desulfobotulus mexicanus contains the following coding sequences:
- a CDS encoding helix-turn-helix domain-containing protein — MKKQDARKLDHKTREAIRIRAVQQIESGESPEVIARALGYHRSAIYQWIAKYRKGGLDALKTKP; from the coding sequence ATGAAAAAACAAGACGCTAGAAAACTCGATCATAAGACCCGTGAGGCTATCCGTATACGCGCTGTCCAGCAGATCGAATCGGGTGAAAGCCCAGAGGTTATCGCCAGGGCTCTGGGTTACCATCGATCCGCAATTTACCAGTGGATAGCCAAATACCGCAAAGGCGGCCTTGACGCTTTAAAGACGAAACCG